Part of the Paenibacillus sp. JNUCC32 genome is shown below.
GGCGTTATCGGATAACCCTGAGTACACGAGCGATAACCTGATTATTTCTCCATACAGCATCACGCAGGCCTTGGCACTGGCTTATAACGGGACCGCGGGCGATACGGCTGCCGAGATGGCCGACATGCTGGGCTGGAGGGGCATGAATGATGCAGGCATCAATGAAGGCAACCGCCAGCTGCGCTCCTTGCTGGAGAACGGAGGCGGCGTCGTGCTGAACGTGGCCAATTCCGTTTGGCACCGGCCAGGTCTTAAGCTGAAGGAGGCTTATGTGGAAGCCGTAAAGGACAGTTACGGCGCGGAGGTCAGGGAGACGGACCTTCAGCAGGAGGACGCGATGCATGCAATTAACCAATGGGTGAAAGACAAAACCAGCGGCATGATCCCTAAGATATATCATGAGCCGCCAGGCGGCGTTGCGGTCCTGATCAATGCCATATATTTCAACGGCGGGTGGACGGATGAATTTGATCCGGCAAATACCGTGGATGAAGAATTTACGCTATCTGACGGCACCACTCAACAAGTCCCGATGATGAAGAGGGAAGATAGATACAGCTATAAAGAAGGAGAGTCCTGGCAGGCCATCCGGATTCCATATGGAGATGGCCGCATGCACATGCTGGTCATCCTGCCGAAGGAATCCTCCACGATCGATAAGCTGCATCGGCAGCTGTGGAAGGATGCGTCCGTCTGGAAAGGCGATTACTCGTTCGAAACGGTTCA
Proteins encoded:
- a CDS encoding serpin family protein, with amino-acid sequence MRKKKILTGLCLLVGLTACAQDSGIQPGEPQGIAHKQTKVKELSAQERKEVLGKVDAGMVKAQNDFGLRLHQALSDNPEYTSDNLIISPYSITQALALAYNGTAGDTAAEMADMLGWRGMNDAGINEGNRQLRSLLENGGGVVLNVANSVWHRPGLKLKEAYVEAVKDSYGAEVRETDLQQEDAMHAINQWVKDKTSGMIPKIYHEPPGGVAVLINAIYFNGGWTDEFDPANTVDEEFTLSDGTTQQVPMMKREDRYSYKEGESWQAIRIPYGDGRMHMLVILPKESSTIDKLHRQLWKDASVWKGDYSFETVQLSLPKFKAEQSFELPDALKSLGMVKAFDAAEADFSKMAEQGDGFWIDHVTHQTIVDVSEKGTKAAAVTAVGITESAEPTEPIAMKINRPFFFAIEDRDTGAWLFMGSVLKP